From the genome of Pseudomonas sp. gcc21, one region includes:
- the phnD gene encoding phosphate/phosphite/phosphonate ABC transporter substrate-binding protein — protein MKRLSALLLTCLLSAVSSLSALAADADPDVLKVALLPDENASELIKRNQPLKDYLEEHLDKKVQLIVTTDYSSMIEAMRFGRIDLAYFGPLSYVMAKSKSDIEPFAAMVIDGKPTYRSVIIANVASGVNEYADLKGKMMAYGDRASTSSHLIPKTVLLETADLTGGQDYEQHFVGTHDAVAVNVANGNADAGGLSEVIFNHVAERGLIDPSKVKVLGYSGEYPQYPWAMRSNLSPELKTKVRDVFVGIDDPEVLRNFKAEAFAPITDADYDVIRNMGSLLGLDFATM, from the coding sequence ATGAAACGCTTATCCGCGCTCTTATTGACTTGCTTGCTGTCCGCTGTTTCAAGTTTGTCCGCCCTAGCGGCCGATGCCGATCCGGATGTGCTAAAGGTTGCCCTGCTGCCGGACGAAAACGCCTCCGAGCTGATCAAGCGTAACCAGCCGCTGAAGGATTATCTGGAAGAGCATCTGGACAAGAAGGTGCAGCTGATCGTAACCACCGACTATTCCTCGATGATTGAGGCGATGCGCTTTGGCCGTATCGACCTGGCGTATTTCGGTCCGCTGTCCTACGTCATGGCCAAAAGCAAAAGCGACATCGAGCCCTTCGCTGCCATGGTCATCGACGGCAAGCCGACCTATCGCTCGGTGATTATCGCCAATGTGGCGTCAGGCGTGAATGAGTATGCCGACCTTAAGGGCAAGATGATGGCCTATGGTGACCGGGCATCGACGTCCAGCCATTTGATTCCCAAAACCGTGCTTCTTGAGACGGCCGATTTGACGGGTGGGCAGGACTACGAACAACATTTTGTGGGCACGCATGACGCCGTTGCCGTCAACGTGGCGAACGGCAACGCCGATGCGGGTGGGCTGTCGGAGGTAATTTTCAATCACGTAGCCGAACGTGGCCTAATCGATCCGAGCAAGGTGAAAGTACTTGGTTACAGCGGCGAATACCCCCAGTACCCCTGGGCGATGCGCTCCAACCTGAGCCCCGAGCTGAAAACCAAGGTTCGGGATGTGTTCGTCGGTATCGACGATCCCGAAGTGCTGCGCAACTTCAAGGCCGAGGCCTTCGCGCCCATCACCGACGCCGACTACGATGTGATCCGCAACATGGGATCGCTGCTCGGCCTCGACTTCGCCACGATGTGA
- the phnE gene encoding phosphonate ABC transporter, permease protein PhnE, with protein sequence MSTHYDVQALPAEQREHILRGFGLGWWRQLGQVAIVLGVVLLACWYVGLLDATTLLNGLPSIATLAGEAMPPDFSGYRSWIRPLIDTLAMSIAGTAIAVVFSLVVAFVAARNTAPHPLVFGVARVLLNALRSVPELIMGIIFVAAVGFGALPGVLALGLHSIGMVGKFFAEAIEHVDEAPVEAARAAGATPMQVLLHAVLPQVTPQFADVAIYRWEYNFRASTVMGMVGAGGIGFELMGSLRIMQYQEVAAILLVILAMVTLVDAFSGVLRKHFK encoded by the coding sequence ATGTCTACTCATTACGACGTGCAGGCGCTGCCTGCTGAGCAACGCGAGCACATCCTCCGAGGCTTCGGCCTCGGTTGGTGGCGCCAGCTGGGGCAGGTGGCGATTGTACTCGGAGTGGTACTGCTGGCCTGCTGGTACGTGGGGCTGCTCGATGCCACCACGTTGCTGAACGGCCTGCCCTCCATCGCGACCCTGGCAGGCGAGGCGATGCCGCCGGACTTTTCGGGCTATCGAAGCTGGATTCGCCCCTTGATCGACACCTTGGCGATGAGCATCGCCGGTACGGCCATCGCAGTGGTGTTCTCGCTGGTGGTGGCCTTCGTTGCAGCGCGCAATACGGCGCCGCACCCCCTTGTGTTCGGTGTTGCCCGGGTGCTGCTCAATGCCCTGCGGTCGGTGCCGGAGCTGATCATGGGCATCATCTTCGTTGCAGCCGTAGGGTTCGGCGCCTTGCCAGGCGTGCTTGCGCTGGGTCTGCATTCGATCGGCATGGTCGGCAAGTTCTTCGCCGAGGCCATCGAGCACGTCGACGAAGCGCCGGTGGAAGCCGCTCGGGCGGCGGGGGCTACGCCGATGCAAGTGCTGCTCCACGCGGTTTTGCCACAAGTGACGCCGCAGTTCGCTGACGTGGCGATCTACCGCTGGGAATACAACTTTCGCGCCTCCACCGTGATGGGCATGGTTGGCGCCGGCGGTATCGGCTTCGAACTCATGGGCTCGCTGCGCATCATGCAGTATCAGGAGGTGGCCGCGATCCTGCTGGTCATCCTGGCCATGGTCACATTGGTAGACGCCTTCAGCGGCGTACTGCGCAAACACTTCAAATAG
- the ptxD gene encoding phosphonate dehydrogenase PtxD, translating to MLPKLVITHRVHDEILQLLAPHCELMTNQTDSTLTREEILRRCRDAQAMMAFMPDRVDADFLQACPELRVVGCALKGFDNFDVDACTARGVWLTFVPDLLTVPTAELAIGLAVGLGRHLRAADAFVRSGEFQGWQPQFYGTGLDNATVGILGMGAIGLAMAERLQGWGATLQYHEAKALDTQTEQRLGLRQVACSELFASSDFILLALPLNADTQHLVNAELLALVRPGALLVNPCRGSVVDEAAVLAALERGQLGGYAADVFEMEDWARADRPRLIDPALLAHPNTLFTPHIGSAVRAVRLEIERYAAQNIIQVLAGARPINAANRLPKAEPAAC from the coding sequence ATGCTGCCGAAACTCGTTATAACTCACCGGGTACACGATGAGATCCTGCAACTGCTGGCGCCACATTGCGAGCTGATGACCAACCAGACCGACAGCACGCTGACGCGCGAGGAAATTCTGCGCCGCTGCCGCGATGCTCAGGCGATGATGGCGTTCATGCCCGATCGGGTCGATGCAGACTTTCTTCAAGCCTGCCCTGAGCTGCGTGTAGTCGGCTGCGCGCTCAAGGGCTTCGACAATTTCGATGTGGACGCCTGTACTGCCCGCGGGGTCTGGCTGACCTTCGTGCCTGATCTGTTGACCGTCCCGACTGCCGAGCTGGCGATCGGACTGGCGGTGGGGCTGGGGCGGCATCTGCGAGCAGCAGATGCGTTCGTCCGCTCTGGCGAGTTCCAGGGCTGGCAACCACAGTTCTACGGCACGGGGCTGGATAACGCTACGGTCGGCATCCTTGGCATGGGCGCCATCGGACTGGCCATGGCTGAGCGCTTGCAGGGATGGGGCGCGACCCTGCAGTACCACGAGGCGAAGGCTCTGGATACACAAACCGAGCAACGGCTCGGCCTGCGCCAGGTGGCGTGCAGCGAACTCTTCGCCAGCTCGGACTTCATCCTGCTGGCGCTTCCCTTGAATGCCGATACCCAGCATCTGGTCAACGCCGAGCTGCTTGCCCTCGTACGGCCGGGCGCTCTGCTTGTAAACCCCTGTCGTGGTTCGGTAGTGGATGAAGCCGCCGTGCTCGCGGCGCTTGAGCGAGGCCAGCTCGGCGGGTATGCGGCGGATGTATTCGAAATGGAAGACTGGGCTCGCGCGGACCGGCCGCGGCTGATCGATCCTGCGCTGCTCGCGCATCCGAATACGCTGTTCACTCCGCACATAGGGTCGGCAGTGCGCGCGGTGCGCCTGGAGATTGAACGTTATGCAGCGCAGAACATCATCCAGGTATTGGCAGGTGCGCGCCCAATCAACGCTGCGAACCGTCTGCCCAAGGCCGAGCCTGCCGCATGTTGA
- a CDS encoding LysR family transcriptional regulator — translation MLNPVWLKSLVAIVQTGSFQSAARALGLAQPTVSQHLQKLEEQVGVTLVQRSRSGCQPTTRALAFMPHATALLDMHARALEALHGNRERVGASSNIGTYLLQPFVRNYLTTANERGEVDLRIAANPDVADQLLAGQLDAAIMEWWLPHPDFEHRLWRVEPLVLIVSPDHALAEAGCIERDRLVDLPMLGGEPGSGTGRLLTEYFGELGVPRSGMQLGSTEAVKQAVRAGLGVSLVMASAVQDEVRSGALVALPIPGLEKRLQLIWRKPPGNLHPPGFVRHLLEEADLAG, via the coding sequence ATGTTGAATCCGGTCTGGCTGAAGAGCCTGGTAGCGATCGTTCAAACAGGCAGTTTTCAGAGCGCGGCGAGGGCGTTGGGGCTGGCCCAGCCGACGGTGTCGCAGCACTTGCAGAAGCTTGAAGAGCAGGTCGGCGTAACGCTGGTGCAGCGCAGTCGTAGCGGCTGCCAGCCTACCACACGGGCGCTGGCCTTCATGCCGCATGCGACCGCCTTGCTCGACATGCACGCCCGGGCGCTAGAAGCCCTGCATGGCAATCGTGAGCGCGTCGGGGCCAGCTCCAACATCGGCACCTACCTTCTCCAGCCATTCGTGCGCAACTATCTGACGACCGCAAATGAGAGGGGCGAGGTGGATCTGCGCATCGCCGCCAACCCGGATGTGGCCGACCAGCTACTGGCGGGCCAGCTCGACGCCGCGATCATGGAATGGTGGCTACCTCACCCCGACTTCGAACACCGCCTCTGGCGGGTCGAGCCGCTGGTGCTTATCGTCAGCCCCGACCATGCGCTGGCTGAAGCAGGGTGCATAGAACGTGATCGTCTGGTGGACCTGCCGATGCTGGGAGGTGAACCGGGTAGCGGTACCGGACGGCTTCTGACCGAATACTTTGGCGAACTGGGCGTGCCTCGCAGCGGTATGCAGCTAGGCAGCACCGAGGCAGTCAAACAAGCAGTGAGGGCGGGACTCGGCGTGTCGTTGGTGATGGCTTCCGCAGTACAAGACGAAGTTCGCAGTGGCGCGCTGGTAGCTCTTCCCATCCCGGGGCTTGAAAAGCGTCTCCAACTGATCTGGCGCAAACCTCCCGGAAATCTGCACCCGCCGGGATTTGTGCGGCACTTATTGGAGGAGGCAGATCTAGCTGGATAA
- a CDS encoding MBL fold metallo-hydrolase: MNAGGQPALTSVTLTDYGGTRMLVFESIYTEGLAQISYLVGDSKAAVAAVIDPRRDVEVYLDLARDKGLRIAYAIETHIHADFVSGAQALAERCGAEIIGGLRLRAASGGRRRGAGTGSGQPGSAALARPHPRAHLAAAT, encoded by the coding sequence TTGAACGCCGGCGGCCAACCGGCGCTCACATCCGTAACCCTCACGGATTACGGAGGCACACGCATGCTGGTATTCGAGTCGATCTACACCGAAGGTCTGGCGCAGATTTCCTATCTGGTGGGCGACAGCAAGGCCGCCGTCGCCGCGGTGATCGATCCGCGGCGCGACGTCGAGGTCTACCTCGACCTGGCGCGCGACAAGGGCCTGCGCATCGCCTATGCCATCGAGACGCACATCCACGCCGACTTCGTTTCCGGCGCCCAGGCGCTGGCCGAACGCTGCGGCGCCGAGATCATCGGCGGACTACGCCTTCGGGCTGCGTCAGGTGGACGACGGCGAGGTGCTGGAACTGGGTCAGGTCAGCCTGGAAGTGCTGCACTCGCCAGGCCACACCCCCGAGCACATCTCGCTGCTGCTACGTGA
- a CDS encoding rhodanese-like domain-containing protein, whose protein sequence is MDDGEVLELGQVSLEVLHSPGHTPEHISLLLRDSQQGEAPFALFTGDTLFNLDVGRPDLLGEDSTKQLAAQLYATLFTRYLPLGERIEIYPCHGAGSACGKSIGDRRHSTLGNELLFNPALNQRRTEQEFVDWLLDGMPEPPRHYARLKQLNARPLERLHGPALPPPLAPEEFRQRTADHDAVQLVDVRSILAFGGGHVPGALNIALRDEFASWAGWMLDDQRPIYLIGEDSVEVHQATLQLYRIGLDQVAGYLRNGMTDWQNAGLPLACVMQWTVHELDRRRGDPEVQVLDVRSPEEVAQGRVPGARHAFVAHLPQHLEQLDRDGIVAVYCGSGYRASIAASLLKRHGFNRVANVPGSWAAWRKHDLPVAQR, encoded by the coding sequence GTGGACGACGGCGAGGTGCTGGAACTGGGTCAGGTCAGCCTGGAAGTGCTGCACTCGCCAGGCCACACCCCCGAGCACATCTCGCTGCTGCTACGTGACAGCCAGCAGGGCGAAGCGCCCTTCGCGCTGTTCACCGGCGATACGCTGTTCAACCTCGACGTCGGCCGCCCCGACCTGCTCGGCGAGGACAGCACCAAGCAGCTGGCAGCGCAGCTCTACGCCACGCTGTTCACCCGCTACCTGCCGCTCGGCGAACGCATCGAGATCTACCCCTGCCACGGCGCCGGCTCGGCCTGCGGCAAATCCATCGGTGACCGTCGCCACTCCACCCTCGGCAACGAATTGCTGTTCAACCCGGCGCTGAACCAGCGCCGCACCGAGCAGGAGTTTGTCGACTGGCTGCTCGACGGCATGCCCGAGCCGCCGCGCCACTATGCGCGGCTCAAGCAGCTCAACGCGCGCCCGCTCGAACGCCTGCATGGCCCGGCGCTGCCACCGCCGTTGGCGCCGGAGGAGTTCCGCCAGCGCACCGCCGATCACGATGCCGTGCAGCTGGTGGATGTGCGCTCGATCCTCGCCTTCGGCGGCGGCCATGTGCCGGGTGCGCTGAACATCGCGCTGCGCGACGAGTTCGCCAGCTGGGCCGGCTGGATGCTCGACGACCAGCGACCGATCTACCTGATCGGCGAGGACAGTGTGGAGGTCCACCAGGCGACGCTGCAGCTCTATCGCATCGGCCTCGACCAGGTCGCCGGCTACCTGCGCAACGGCATGACCGACTGGCAGAACGCCGGCCTGCCGCTGGCGTGCGTCATGCAGTGGACGGTGCACGAACTCGACCGCCGGCGCGGCGACCCCGAGGTCCAGGTACTCGACGTGCGCTCCCCCGAGGAGGTTGCGCAGGGCCGCGTGCCCGGCGCGCGGCATGCCTTCGTCGCGCACCTGCCGCAGCATCTCGAGCAGCTGGACCGGGACGGCATCGTCGCGGTCTATTGCGGCAGCGGCTATCGCGCCTCGATTGCCGCGAGCCTGCTCAAGCGCCACGGCTTCAACCGGGTCGCCAACGTGCCCGGTTCCTGGGCCGCCTGGCGCAAGCATGACCTGCCGGTGGCGCAGCGCTGA
- a CDS encoding 2Fe-2S iron-sulfur cluster-binding protein, with the protein MAAFNRFRLFHWLLAGFFLGAYLSGDDAETLHIWLGYGLVALLVWRLLIVPLRLRGFPQLLPPKGQRSKPGLSSLGKWLTVGALGSFAVASLVGLGMVDNGDVLAALPGVGPDVFGAASDIDFIGWMGDAEEVHEFFANLGLWLIGLHVGYVLLFRRKSVWPMLRGVPKAGPASTAPSASTSTPATTSVATAFASAPAPAAGEFTRLRIVSRQAETADSCSFTLQVPAAQRARFAAQPGQFLTLKVPAAEPALLRCYSLSQRPQADGALRITIKRVPGGRASNWLLDNLQAGDCIEALPPAGVFVPRNLDDDLLLLGAGSGITPLMAILQAALVEGSGQVRLFYASRDAASLIFAEELAEWSARYPDRLQLRIWLDAEQGVPSGPAIATKIADWSAADAFICGPQPFMDAAGAALGERGVDAARIHLERFAAAAPTAAPGGRRSRLRVALDGRRHELDVPRGEVLLEAMEQAGLQPPSACRSGVCAACKCRVVEGSVSMRSNQVLSESEVRQGWALACQAEPRSAELQVEY; encoded by the coding sequence GTGGCTGCTTTCAATCGTTTCCGTCTGTTCCACTGGCTGCTGGCCGGTTTCTTTCTTGGCGCCTACCTCAGCGGTGACGACGCCGAGACGCTGCATATCTGGCTGGGCTACGGCCTGGTCGCGCTGTTGGTGTGGCGCCTGCTGATCGTGCCGCTGCGCCTGCGCGGCTTCCCGCAGCTGCTGCCGCCGAAGGGCCAGCGGAGCAAGCCCGGCCTGTCGAGCCTCGGCAAGTGGCTGACGGTCGGCGCGCTGGGCAGTTTCGCCGTCGCCAGCCTGGTCGGCCTGGGCATGGTCGATAACGGCGATGTGCTGGCCGCGCTGCCGGGCGTGGGGCCGGATGTCTTCGGCGCTGCCAGCGACATCGATTTCATCGGCTGGATGGGCGATGCCGAGGAGGTGCACGAGTTCTTCGCCAACCTGGGGCTGTGGCTGATCGGCCTGCATGTCGGCTATGTGCTGCTGTTCCGCCGCAAGTCGGTATGGCCGATGCTGCGCGGCGTGCCCAAGGCGGGGCCGGCTTCGACTGCACCTTCGGCTTCGACGTCGACACCGGCAACGACGTCGGTCGCGACCGCGTTCGCATCGGCGCCAGCGCCTGCCGCCGGGGAGTTCACCCGTCTGCGCATCGTCTCACGCCAGGCCGAAACCGCCGACAGCTGCTCGTTCACCCTGCAGGTGCCGGCCGCCCAGCGCGCACGCTTTGCCGCGCAGCCGGGGCAGTTCCTCACGCTGAAGGTGCCCGCTGCCGAGCCGGCGCTGCTGCGCTGCTACTCGCTGTCGCAGCGACCGCAGGCGGATGGCGCGCTGCGCATCACCATCAAGCGGGTGCCCGGCGGCCGCGCGTCGAACTGGCTGCTGGACAACCTGCAGGCCGGCGATTGCATCGAGGCGCTGCCGCCGGCCGGCGTGTTCGTGCCGCGCAACCTGGATGACGATCTGCTGCTGCTCGGCGCCGGCAGCGGTATCACGCCGCTGATGGCGATCCTGCAGGCGGCGCTGGTCGAGGGCAGCGGGCAGGTACGGCTGTTCTATGCCAGCCGCGATGCCGCCTCGCTGATCTTTGCCGAGGAGCTGGCCGAGTGGTCTGCGCGTTACCCCGATCGCCTGCAGCTGCGCATCTGGCTCGATGCCGAGCAGGGTGTGCCGAGCGGCCCGGCGATTGCCACGAAGATCGCTGACTGGTCAGCCGCCGACGCCTTCATCTGCGGGCCGCAACCGTTCATGGATGCCGCGGGTGCCGCGCTGGGCGAGCGGGGTGTGGATGCGGCGCGTATCCATCTGGAACGCTTTGCCGCCGCAGCGCCGACGGCCGCACCGGGCGGGCGCCGCAGCCGCCTGCGGGTCGCGCTCGACGGTCGCCGTCACGAGCTGGACGTGCCGCGCGGCGAGGTGCTGCTGGAGGCCATGGAACAGGCTGGCCTGCAACCGCCGAGCGCGTGCCGCTCGGGTGTCTGCGCCGCCTGCAAGTGCCGGGTGGTGGAGGGCAGCGTGAGCATGCGCAGCAACCAGGTGCTGAGCGAAAGCGAGGTGCGTCAGGGCTGGGCGCTGGCCTGCCAAGCCGAACCGCGCAGCGCCGAACTGCAAGTCGAATACTGA